atcaataaaggagacagacagtatggagaaattagcacgcctatatttgaaggaagtagtttccaggcatggtgtacccatctctatcatatctgatcgcgacacccgattcacatcacgtttttggcaatcattacaaaaagcattgggaactcgattagatatgagcaccgcttatcacccacagacagatggtcaaagtgaaagaacaatacaaacattggaagacatgttacgggcatgcgtgattgactttggaaccagttgggatcgacacttacagttggcagaattttcatacaataacagctatcatacgagcatcaacgcagcgccatttgaagcactttacggtagaaagtgcagatctcctatctgttggagtgaagtatgagaaagacaacttactggaccagaaattattcatgaaaccaccgaaaagatcattcaaatacaacagcgattgaaaacggccatgagtcgccaaaagagttatgctgatgtaagaagaaaaccactagaatttcaagtgggcgacaaagtcatgttgaaagtgtcaccctggaaaggcgttgtacgattcggtaaacgaggaaagctaagtcctaggtacgtaggaccctttgaaatcaccgaaagaattggagcagttgcttatcgattaaagctaccgcaagaacttagtagtgttcacgacacatttcacgtgtcaaatttgaagaaatgtttagctggagaggatgtcgtaattcctcttgacgaattacgaattaatgataaactccattttgtcgaagaacctgtcgaaatcatggaccgtgaggtcaaacaattaaaacaaagcaaaataccgatagttagagttcgttggaacgcaagacgaggacccgagtttacttgggaacgtgaagatcaaatgaagcaaaagtatccacatttgttcactgatatcgctcatgaaacaggtactactcaaaatttcgggacgaaattttctttaacggggaggtactgtgatgacccgaaaatttttgacttatttaaaccaattctctatacgatttattattttaacacgttaaacaaagtctgttagattgagtctcaaaattttagaactgttacatatatacaattacctttgactactctcgacgattcatgaacaattatatgtatgtatatatatgtacaagtaaaaacgacttttctacagtaaaaattactttgctacagtaaaacactatttgctacagcgaaaccgtattttgctacagtgctacagtgaaaacactatttgctacagtaaaatactatttggtacagtaaaacactatttgctacagtgaaacactatttgctacagtaaacactatttgctacagtaaacactatttgatgtcgacgaactagcaaacaaaaacagaaaaggcggccatgcgatcgcatggcaaaaacactgaaaactcatgcgatcgcatgagctacagtaaatggaaaagtattataaatacaccagtttgctcgacgattttttttcaactctttcttattcttcttcaatttaaatttaaatttataattataattataattttaattttaagtttaataataataaagtatattcgagtgtgttttaattcgggtttcaaaccactttaagctaaggaaatattgggtattgtccggggtattgttcttgaatccaaggccaaccatacagtcatctaccatcattacgtctacgcaatttgcctacaatattgagtctcaatattgaactgtgagtttatagtctcccttttttaaatactttaaatatttttgggctgagaatatatgcaatttattttaaacgcgataagacacaagtacatactaaattctacactgagttaaaccgaaaatcccttagctttggtaactagtagctgccagtacataggatatggactggtgggcgcgaataattgtatatggatccatagggcttgacatccccgtccgagctagagcgttagccttttaacggacgtatgttatttgagtttaagacacgttggtttgcgtgtattaaaacgaatggggtaattatcactatagcgttaagtttagttaccagggtgctctgttacgtagaatctattgataaacttttgatgaaatcttgtggtctatctttatatatgtttatgactcgagcaattaaacctataactcaccaacattcgtgttgactttttagcatgttttattctcaggtccttagaatgcttccgctgtgatgtgcttgttgcctgcatggagtctctcatgctttgtacaaagtttattgcattcaaaataaaactgcgttgtgtaataaataactggactgtgatgtcaacctgtaaattaaagacttatgtatttcggggttttgcttatacctaagcactcgcccacatgtttataactttctatgtttagaaagtcacttattttaatgaatgcaatattttatcaaaacgtatcatatagaggtcaaaacctcactgtggaatcaatgattaacgtgccgcgtcaatagcgattttgacgggtcgttacaataggtataataatataattatgtggtcgatttataatgaatgagaggttttatggttaaattataaaatgtgaaaagtttgtggtaagtttataaaagctataaagttaactattataaagggtgtggttgaatttaaaaaaaaaaaaaaaattgttgtaagTTTGTGAACCTTATGAAATTCACTATTCATTTCTCTTATGTCTTTTAGGTatatagagtaataataataataataataataataataataataataataataataataaatgggtaTTAGATAGGGAAAATTATGTGattgatttataatgaatgagaagtttaatgatTAACTTAAAAAATGAGAAAAGTTTGTGGTATGTTTATAAAAGGTGTAAACTTAAATATTAGAAAGAGTGTGTGTGAATTATAGAAAAATAAAAAGTTTAGGGTAGATTTGTGAAAATTATAAAAGTTACTATTCATTTCCAAGATgtcttttatatatatagatataataatatatagatataattatactTTTAGAGAAGCGAATTCATATGTCAAAATCAAACATATCAAATTGAAAACTAAATTTGAATTCGGCTCAATAatcaaaaaattatatttttatttaaaaatacgTCATATTCACAATTAGAGCAATGAAAGTGATAATCAGAATTATGTGTCACTGGTGACTTACCTAATCAGAAAAAATGAGAGATATGTGAACTAAAAATCATTTTTAGAATTCAGTTTGATTTTAGTTTTCGGATTAAAAGCTTTTAAATCAAATATTGAACACTTTTATTTGCAATTGATTTTGATAGGACGTACCTCAAACCTCCGGCTTATTTCGTCATGTAATCCCACCAAGTAAGTATGTTTAACGAGTTTGAAATTGAAAAGTAACTTATGAAAAAATCATTGATGTAGTCAACGACACCTATATTAAGTGTTGTTCGCATATAATTAATTGaaaatgtacttaagatgaaaagcataAAGTGTATCATATGATAAAATGATTGGTGAACAACATATATCAATACCTAAAATATCCCCTTAAGTATTCACATTCACAATATATTCTGAATTTCACCATCAATTTGTCGAAAGAGACGAGTGTCacatttttatttttcttattctGATTTATTATATTACATAATAAAAAGTACTTATACGAACTCATATGCCCGTTCACGAAATGATTTCTATGTAAAATACCAACGCCAAAGACCATTACGAAGAATCATTTTCTCACTTTATTACGGTTTTGATTTAGATCAACCTATCGAGAACATAAGGATGTGGGTAGGGTACAAATTCTGATAAAGCAATATCTAAATCACGAACCATCTATCATTTCTAACGGAAATATTCGTTCAACATTCACTTTTCGAATATGTTTAGGTAACGTTCAAAGGAGATTAGAAGTTATTAGCATATTTGATGGACAAGTGTCTCGACATAATCCATTACAAAGCAGGGCTTCATAagattttatttttttcatttgtcCTTGTGATAGCTTAAGTAAATATTTAATTAGACTATTAACAAGAAACCTAAAGAGAATCAAATCTGATTAATGTCCAAACATGTTTCACACCATAATCCACCGACCCTGAAATATCAATGTTTAAGTTACCCTTTCAAACATAAAACGTGAAACGTGATGCTTCATATGCtgttttttttataataaaacCATAGGCATGGAATAATGGATTGCGTCCACGGTTTTTCTTAAAGTAAttgaattcaaattttttttttttgagtcccTCTATTTCTTAGTATTGACTATCATAGCTAAAATTTCAAATTTAATATGTGCACGTAATGTTGAACATACTATAAATTTACATCCTTCAAAAAATAGTTTTGCAATATATAATTGATATGtgcaaaaaaaaaatgatttttattctaACAAATAATTCACGGGAATGGGCAGGGTCGTCTTGTCAAATTTATGGGTcatgtgcgataaataaaagtgggtCCTTATATACACAAAATTTTCAATTATATACTAATAaagcttaataatattaataaagtcaAAATTACTAGGATCAATCAAAATAACGAACGTAGAAAACATAGTATCAAATTCAATAGAAAACGTAGCATCGTgtattttctttttagtttttaaattattaattatcaaaTAGACTCATCTATGAATAATGAGCCTACATATGCAACATTAGAATACATTTTTTGGACCCCTAGAGATTTTGGGCCCTGTGCGACTGCACGGGTTGCACGGCCCAATATCCGGCCTTGGGAATGGGATAGATTTCCAAAATGAATTAGGTTAACATTTCAGCATTTTATGTTCAAAAAGGACCAAAATGAAAATAAAACTTAAATGTAAATTAAAATCAGCAAACTTTACAAAATATATGACCTTAATGTAAACAAAATTACTTAAAACTAAATATTCAGGCCTAACATATACACCGTTCCCGTGCGCCGCGGGAAAGCTTTCTTCATCACTAGCAGAGTAGAGTATTGAAcaattaacaattaataattaattaatctaattAAGAAACTAaataatgaaattaattaattaatattatataaaccCTTACTTTCATGGCAGACAACTGAGATTCTTCCCTTCCATTTCAACTTCTGGTATGGCTACAATCTTTCTCTTGATTTAATTTTCTGTATTCGTTCTAATGAATTCATTCAACAACATCGATTCATAGGTAACTGTGTTAAATATTATACGCTAAATATATTTCTAATTTTCTTTGTTTATTTGTTTAAATTTGTTAATTTCATCCCCCCAAATATTGGTAGAGATCATTAGGCCTTATGGTTGACTTTATTTGCTTACCTTATCCAAATTTCAATTTTTTTCGCATACTGTAATAATCTTTAGGTTGTACATAGTAATTAGGTTAGATAACAACTAAGTTTTGTTACTGTGATGCTGCACTATGATTTATTTTTCTTCAATCTTATAAAATTAAAAATgtttttttatcatttattatttgtTTTGAGATAATTTAATGTAAGGTGCCATGTTTCATTTTAATGAAGTTTTGAATTGAATTGAGATTTAAGCATTTGAATGACAGATAATTTACTTTCTTTTAAACCATGTGTCGTTGTCGATCGAATTAAGATATTACGATTTCCATGGAATGCGACATTGAAATTCAAATTGgaactttataaaaatcaaaactttGTTGAAGGGATTAAGTGTACATGTTGCATTGTGGTCCAAGAATATGTTGTGCATTTCACTTTAATACCTTTGTAGCTTTCAAAATGGTAACCCTTTTGATCTTGTAgctttatactttatataatagATAGATTTGATCAACATGTTTGAATTAATTTTGTTTTGTTCATGCATATCCACACTACTTTCTAATTTGTTCTTACATTATTCTGGTATAAAATGCAGGAGCTACTTGATTTGTCAAAGAAAGTTAATTATCTAAATGATATTATCTAGTCATTTTAATTGATTATTAATTGAATTGATTATTGTAAATTGTAAAACCAAATTTTGGCTTCAAAGATGTCTATTATAACAAAGCTAAGATGTATCACTGTGGACGTTACGGGGACTTTGATGGCTTACAAGGGAGAACTTGGTGATTATTATTGCATGGCTGCTAAGTCCGTAGGGCTTCCTTGCCCGGACTACAAACGGGTACATGACGGTTTTAAGATTGCGTATACGGAAATGGCGAAGAAACATCCGTGTTTTGGACATGCAGATAAAATGCCCAATATTGTATGGTGGAAAACTTGTGTGAAAAATTCCTTTGTTAAGGTAAAATATGCTACTCTTACATGAAAAACAGTAAGGAACGGTATTAATTAACCCGTAGTATCCCATAAGAAACAAGAATTAAAGGTAAAAGGTAAAAGATAAAAGCTAAAAGGTAAAAGGCAGAAGGTTTTCCCAGTTCGGGCTACCCGGGAGGgcaagtaatccgaccccatactctgatgtacgcagcccagCAGGATTACTCCCTTGCAGTGCAGGATTACTCCTTGGCTGTCTCCAACCCACCCCTGGCCACCACTAGATATTCGTCCTAAAATGATTCGAacgtgagacctcttgcaaggaactcatGGACCCAACCATTGGACTATCTAGTGATGGTTAAAACAAGAATTAATGGACCAAAATAGTAATTGACAACAACTTGGTATCTTTAGTTTAAAAGTTTACTCCAATAACATTGTAAACTACGGGGATGTGCTGGAGTGGTTAGGGTCTACCTTCCAAAGTGGAGGTCATGGGTTTGAATACGCAAAGCTGAGAAAATAAAAACATAACAACCGAGTCGGGTCTGAGTCAGTCAAAGTCGATCAAAGgcaaagtttttttttaaattatatttttgtgccgtatatctatgtttgaaatatttttgttttatgtttgatgtatttatatttgtatgtaatatatatatatatatatatatatatatatatatatatatatatatatatatatatatatatatatattcagtttatttattactaaaagtcaacgttggtcaatgcCCAGCTCGCTCCTCCAAGGTCCCGGCCGACTTGTTACAACGATAAATACACATAATTTTGTGCGTGTGTGATTAATTAGGTTTACCCGCAATGACTCCGGTTGCCCGCAAAGCGGGTCACCCTGGGATCAGTCGATTCGTAAAAGCGAGTCGGATACCCaggtataaaaaataataatatattgtagTTGATATATGAAAATGAAGCTTCATTACAGTAGGGATGAGTTGTAAAGGAGGCAAGAGTCTACTAGTTAGGTTAAAATGGTTTCGTTTTATTTGTATTTAGGCAGGATATGATTTTGATGAAGAGACATTTGAGAAAGTCTTCAGGCGCATATACTCGACATTTGGTTCATCTGCTCCTTATATAGTCTTTCCTGATTCGCAACCATTTTTAAGATGGCTTCGTTCACAAGGGGTGACTGTTGGGGTTGTTAGCAACGCTGAGTATCGGTATCCAGATGTTATTCTTCCGGCTCTTGGCTTAAATGAGGTTAGTACCATACTTTTGAAACTTGGATTTCGAtctgtttaatattttttttttttttttttgaaacataATATTATAAACTAACTTTGTGAACTGAATACATGTGTCCTTAAATGTGATTTCAGTTTGTTGTTCCTAAAATGTGATTATCATTAACAACCTTACCCCACATATTATATACATCCCATATTATGTACATTATGTCTCCAATGATACTTGAATCTACAGGGTTACTCACATACCGTTAGGCCAAAGGCACTTTGGTGACAATACACAGTTGCTTTGCATTTTTGtcttctgaaaaaaaaaaaaattgatgatttAAAGGAGTAATTTTAATCCTAGCCGTAGAGTAGAAATAAGCAAATAGGTGGTTCTGGTAACAAGTTAAATTGATCCAACCAAATGGGTAGTAATTTGGTACATATTAAAAAGAAACGGGTCATGTTGAATCTTTTTAACGCATTAGCATGTCAAGGTTGATAACAAAAGTTATCTTATTTGAAATTCGAATAATAATCTGAATTTGAAAATAAAAATGATTTAGGTGGTTTCATGCATTAATAATACAGTGGACGATGTCCCTGACTTGTTAGAGATAAAACATAGTGAATTGAATAAACTAGTAATAGGGAGCGCGTGTTGCCGCGCCATCGTGTAGACATTTTTGGACAATGTCATGGAGTCTTCAAGAGTTGTTTTCCGTTGTTGGTGAAAGTTTAGGAAGAATTGTAGGGAAAAGAAGGGTAAAAATAACAAAATAAGAATTAACCGTAACGTTGTTTTGAGGAAAATTAGTTTAAAAAACTCTCGAGCCTACGGTTTTGTGCAGTCCTTTAATAAAATTTGTAGGGGAGAATGAGAGGGACAATTAAGggaaaaaaaggaaaaaaagttACTGTAGATCAGTACTACCCCTTGTGGGTACAACGGTTTATGCGCGATGTACAACTCGGTAAAGTATGCAATCTTTAGTGTAGACATTTTTTTGCCAATGTCATGAAGTATTCAAGAATTGTTTGTCGTTGTTGGCGAAAGTTTAGGTAAAATTGTAGGGAAAAAGAAGGGTAACAATAACAAAATAAGAATTAATCGTAACGTTTTTTTGAGGAAAATTAGTTTAAAAAAATAGCGCCAATGGTTTTGTGCAGTCCTTTAGTATAATTTGTAGGGGGAATGAGAGGGACAATTTAGGAAGAAAAAAAAGTTACTGTAGATCACTGCTACCCCTTGTGGGTACAACGGGTTATGCACGATGTACAACTCGGTAAAGCTTGAAATCTTGAATAGTAAGGAAATAGTACCCCAACTATAGGGATTAGTATATAGAGATAATTAGTGAACAGGTCAACATTCCCATATGTTACTCGAGAGGTTCATCCCTAGATTTTCTGTTGTACTAGAACATTGGGTGATATTTTTGATCCCCTTGAGTTTTTTAAGTCCAAATTGATCGAGTATAAATGCATTTGTCTATATGTTAAAAGCTATAAAACTTATTAACATATGTTGCTCAAGTAATGACGTGTAACTCATACGTGTGATTTAATAATTCTGTACCACTTTTTGTATGTTTGTTTACAAGAAGTAATCACCTAGATGTCAATATATCTTAAGAAGccaaacattttttttttcttcaagcaAGAGCGTTTACCATTTCTGCCCTCTTCGTGTTGGTAGGCAAAATGATTCTGTTGAGGAGCTGTCATATCATTATCCTGAAGTTATCTCTGTCGATTTCGTGTCAAGCTGGGCATGATCAAAATCTATGCTCCAGCTTGAGGGGGAGTGTAGCAGATGTATTAGAATACAGTCGGTAGATACGCATTTAATGTTAGTCGGTGCATTTAATATATTGTTGGTAGACGTTATGCATTTAGTGTGGTTAGTTGGCATTGATGTGAGTAGTTGGCTTTGTATCTATATATGCACTCTTGTAAGCACATTAGAGGATATATAGAAGTAATACACAATGTAGTCTTTTGGGTTTTACACAGTTCTTTTCTTTCAGTTCTTTACTTAGTTTTAGATCCTTGTTCTTTATTAATCTTTCGTTTATCTTAgtttacatggtatcagagctatacCTGTGAGAGCATAGCAGAGCACCCTTGTGAGTGGTCTGTGAAGGTTTCAGAGAGTTTCGTTTATACCCTGTTAGTATAAACCGTCATCACCACCGCTGCTGCCATTTTGAAATCACCCATGAGAGTGATTTTTGCTTCCCGCTAAAGGTGGTACCTCAGTTTTGGGTATAAAGAAGGTACCTAGAGAGTACCTCCATCGGATTTCAGAGCACCCAAGAGAGTGCTTATTCTGTGATAAAAGAAGCATCCATATAGAGTGAGAATTCTCACCACTCCCGCCAATCGACTAAGAACAGCGTGAATTGCAAAAGCTAAAAAATTAATTAAATTTCTGACAACCGAAACCATCGCCACCGCTGCCTTCTATAGCCACCGCCGACCACCGCTGCCGAAGAACCACTCACCGGCGCGTGTCGGCGCGTGTCCTGCATTACGTCGTCGGTTTTTCTTCCGGTGGACTCGTCTTGAATTTCAGACCAAAAACCCGGTGAGTATTGGTCTATTTGGGTACTTTGATTTGAGTTCCGTTGGTAACAACATTTGCAAGAATCAGTGTTTGAGTTTTGAGATAATTCTGATTTGTTGGGTTTTCTTTTGTATTGGATGAGAGTTTAATCTTTATGGTTTTCTTTTGAATGATCATGCATCCGcagaatgaaaaagaaaaaaaaagtagcAACCTTTGTAGTGAGGTTTGTCCATTTTCATAAAATAAATGTACATATTCATTTTGATGGGATTACTTTCGGTGAAGAAAAGTTTGTGGAGGGCCCAATATTTATAATTTAAGGGAGGGGTATGTTTTGGTGGAAAGTGGAAACAGATAATTACTACCACCACAAATGAGTTTAAAGACTAAACTTTTTCAATTAATTGGTGTTATTGTAAAACTGAAAGTTAATTAGTCATCCTTGATTATTTGTTCGTCCCTGATCACACGAGTTTGGTTGCCCCAGGTGAGGCAAGTTTGGTTATTTGATTGTCCCTAGTGAGACGAGTTCGGTTATTTGTTCATCCCTGGTGAGATGAATCTTTGTCATCCATGGTTATTAGTCATCTATTGAATTTCCGATTGCAGGAAAACCAAACACGCGCCGCCTTCCTAGTCATCCATGGTTATTAGTCATCCTTGGCGAGATGATGTTTGTTCATCCATGTGAGATGAGTTTGATTGCCCCCCGGTGAGGCATATTTAGTTCGATCCCTGGTGAGATCGATTGGGTTAATTGTTCGTCTCTGGATAGGCTAGTTTGGTTATTTGGTAGCCCTTTGTGAGGCTAATTCGGTTCTTGAGATGTCATTTGAAGTCATCACTGCTGCAGTCCTTTGAAGCCACCACCGCCGCCGTTTGAGTTTACTTGATCCCTTGCGAGATCAATTATGAGGTCGGTCCCTGGTGAGATCGATTCAGCTATTTATTCGTCCATGTGAGACGAATTTGGTTACTCGCGTCCTTCATCGTTGTCATGGCCTCCACGTATGCCACCGTTGTCATATCCTCCATTTACACCGTCGTCGTATTCTCCCGGCCACAGTCATCAATTATATTGTCCATTTCGGTTACTTTGATTAGATCCCAAGTGAGATCTATTGAGACATGATTTGGTTGCTTCGTTTTTTTTTATCCCAAGTGAGATCGATTATCTTTGCGATTATTGAAGTCTTGGATTAGGGATTCAAAGAAGATTATGAAAAGGTGGATTATTTCTTGGTTGTTTAGTTTTGTAACAAGCTGGAGCTTGAGGGGGAGTGTTGAGGAGCTGTCATATCATTATCCTGAAGTTATCTCTGTCGATTTCGTGTCTAGCTGGGCATGATCAAAATCTATGCTCCAGCTTGAGGGGGAGTGTAGCAGATGTATTAGAATACAGTCGGTAGATACGCATTTAATGTTAGTCGGTGCATTTAATATATTGTTGGTAGACGTTATGCATTTAGTGTGGTTAGTTGGCATTGATGTGAGTAGTTGGCTTTGTATCTATATATGCACTCTTGTAAGCACATTAGAGGATATATAGAAGTAATACACAATGTAGTCTTTTGGGTTTTACACAGTTCTTTTCTTTCAGTTCTTTACTTAGTTTTAGATCCTTGTTCTTTATTAATCTTTCGTTTATCTTAGTTTACAGATTCCATACAAAAAATATGATGAAAATGATGTTGCGACTCACATTATCTTAATAGATTCAGAAGCTGATTGACAGAGAGGGTCACAGTGTGGTTTTCATAAATATAATTTCTTTATAATTTATATTACAAGCAAAATGGGTCAAAGCAAACTAGAGGTAGCATTACTGACCCATTATAGTAGGCTGATTCAAGTGATCTTTTTATACACAGCTTAGAAGGAAATCAGCTAAATGGGTCAAACTAATCGAACGTCGCTCAAAGTGATCTATAGAATGTGTAAACCTTTTGAATCTTCTTCATTCAGATATTCAATTATTATTGTTGGAATAATATAATTGATGCTATAATATCCTAGAtacactattttttttttattgatgTGATCTGCTTCAATCAGTACAATAAGTTTACCCATTTTGACCTTCCACCAAACTGGCCAACGTACCCAATTTGCTACTTCTATACAAAGTGACAACCCCATGTATATGAATGTTGGTGCATTAATTTCTTTATTATTGTAGAATGTGAACACTGGCATGATATTAATCTATTTTCTTGTCCTTTTGGAACTCAGGGATCTGAATATGACTTTGGTGTATTCTCGGGCCTGGTGGGAGTCGAAAAGCCCAACCCGAAAATATACGAGATAGCTTTAGAGAGAGCTGGAAATATAGCACCAGAAGAAACTTTGCACATTGGGGATAGCATGCGCAAAGACTACGCCCCAGCCAAAAGTATTGGGATGCATGCATTGTTGTTGGATAGGTTTAAAACTCCCGATGCCGAAAATTGGAAGAAATCTGGTGCTACAGTCTTGCCTGATCTCGTGGCAGCTCGAGATTGGTTGAGTGCAGAGCATTAAACTTAACTTCTTGATTAAGTATTTAGTAGAGTGTTTAACCAAGAGTTAATGGCGTTGTATACACTTATTATTCGTTTAAATACACTTCCTGTGTACTAAATTACTTGAATTGGAGAGCCTTCTCAGTAAATTTTCCTTGCAATCATCAGTGGTGTATTATGTGTAAATTTTGATCTGTTCACTTATTTATAGACAGTGCTGTAAAAAAAGGCCAAGACTGGCGTCGCAACGGTTTTACCATGCTACCATTGCAATGGACCTAAAAA
The window above is part of the Rutidosis leptorrhynchoides isolate AG116_Rl617_1_P2 chromosome 1, CSIRO_AGI_Rlap_v1, whole genome shotgun sequence genome. Proteins encoded here:
- the LOC139882529 gene encoding uncharacterized protein, coding for MSIITKLRCITVDVTGTLMAYKGELGDYYCMAAKSVGLPCPDYKRVHDGFKIAYTEMAKKHPCFGHADKMPNIVWWKTCVKNSFVKAGYDFDEETFEKVFRRIYSTFGSSAPYIVFPDSQPFLRWLRSQGVTVGVVSNAEYRYPDVILPALGLNEGSEYDFGVFSGLVGVEKPNPKIYEIALERAGNIAPEETLHIGDSMRKDYAPAKSIGMHALLLDRFKTPDAENWKKSGATVLPDLVAARDWLSAEH